TCGCGTTCGAGGGACAAGACGGCGCAGGCAAGACCACACTCCTCAATGCGGCATACGAACAGCTCACGGCCGACGGAGTGGACTGCCTCATCGTGGAGGAGTTCTCGACAAGTCGCCCACCTTCAGCAGGACGCTGCCAACGACGTGGTACAGGTCGGCGGCCAGGGCCTCGACCCGTTGCCGCCGCTCGCCATCCGCGCCGGACTTCACCGGTTCGAGGGACGGCAGCAGCGTCACGAGCCGGTCGAGTACGCGCTCGTACCGGCAGGCCTGATAGTCGACCTTGGCGGCGTCGACGGCTCGGGTGAACTGCGGAAAAGTCAGCGCCGCACCGTCCGAGTGCGCGGGCGAGAAGAGCGCGTCGAGCAGCGGCGCGACGTTGGGTGCGGCGGCGACGCCGATCGCCGCTCCGCGTAGAAGGTCCCTCCGTCGCACGTCACCATCCGAGCCCGAGTCACCACATCCGTCATCGCCAGTATCCGCATGCGCGCCGGCATCCGGCCGCGCAGCACCCGCAGGTGCACCGCTGGTGCCAGCCGTCCGCAACGCCTCGAAGCGTTCCCGTACCTCAGGCGTGGCTCGGGCCAGCACGGTGTCCAGCGCGGCTTGCATGTCCGCGCGGGGGAGCACCTTGTCGCCCTGGCTGCTCCACTTGGCCACGGTCCGCCGCGCCGCGCCGAGGTGCTCGGCGAAGGCGGTCACGCTCATCCGCAACGCATTCCGGAGCGCGTTCGCGTCCTGGCCGGTCCAGGTCGTCACCGTAGCCATCGCACGTCCTTCCGGAACGGACAGTCATCGGTGGAGGTGATGGTAGCCGCGCATGGGGTGACGGCAGGTGCACTGCGGGTGCACCGGCGCGACATTCCGTCCGTCCACCGCCCAAGCCAGCCTGAATGTGCCGACGCGCCGCTCCCCAGCGGTGCGCCGGTGGGCCAGCGGCAACCTCACGGCAGGGAGATCCAGATGGACGTGCCGATCGGCGACAGGCCGGAACGCGACCCGACGCACCGGCACGTGCTCGCGCCGGGCACTCCGTCGACCGCACGGGTGACTCCCCGTTCGCGTACCGCCAGCAGGGCTGCGTGGGCGGGTGACCGGCGGTCTGCTCCCAGCCGCCGGCCGACGGCGGTGGGCTTGCCGGCATGCCGGCAAGCCCACCGCGCACAGGGGCCAGCGCCGACCGGTGGCCGGCTATGACGGTGTATGTGTCGCGGTACGCCGCGACCGGCGAGCTGACGCCGGACCGCGCAGCGGCGGTTCCGGCGCTGGCACGGTCGGGCTCGACCGATCCGCCACTGCTGACGCACGTTTGGAAGATCGTGTTCGCGCGGAAGGCGCGGGAGAGCGACCGTCGATGACCATGAACGGCGACGGCATGGCTGCCGCTGGTGCCGACCGGTCCTTGCCCGCTCGCTCGGGGCATTTGCCGCTACGTCCGCTCTGGCTGTGCCGGGCGTGTGGCCAGCCCTGGCCGTGCGGACGGGCCAAGCTCGATCTCCTGGCCAGCTACCAGGAGAGCCCGCTCAATCTGCTCATCTACCTGGCTGGCCTTCTGTGCGAAGCGATCGACGACCTGCACCGCCTCAACCCGAGCACCACCGGCGACGTCAGGGACTTGTTCGACCGGTTCCTCGGCTGGCCGGCCCGGAATCGCGGCTGCCGCCCGTCCACGACCCACCTGCAGACACCGGAGGAGACATGAGCGTCCGGGACGTCGGGATCATCGCTACAGGACAGCCGGCCATCGCCGCTGCCTTCCACACCTTGGTCCTGCGACCCACCAGCTTCTGCAACCTGGACTGCTGACCGTCGCCGCCCTCGACCTCGCCGTCCGCAACGACTGAAGCAGAAGAGGCAGCATGCTCGCTGAACCCACAGGCAGCCCGGACACGATCCTCGTCTGCGTCCGGCTCGGGCAAGAGCAGCATCGCCCGTGAGCTACGACGCCGGCACGGCCGAGGCTGCGCCCTGGTAGACACGGCCGGGGCTGCGCCCTGGTAGAGCAGGACTACCTGCGCCGCATCCCGCTGCGCGAACGGGACAAGCCCGGCGGCGCGGCGCCGGCGTTGATCGCGCAGACCGTTCGGTTCGCGCTGGACCACGGCTACCACGTGGTGCTGGAGGGCATCCTGCACAGCAGCCGCTACCGCAGCATGCTGACCGCCCTGCGGGACGACCACCGGGGCCGGTCACTGTTCTGCTACCTCGACGTCTCCCTTGCCGAGACCTGCGCCGGCACCTCACCCGCCCGCAGGTCAGTGAGTTCACCGCCGAGCACATGAGCGGTTGGTACGCCGCCCACGATGTCCTGGGCTGGCACGACGAACTCGTCCTACCCGAGACCACCGGCCTGGACGAGGCCGTCAAGACCATCGCCGCTGCCGCCGGGCTACCCCAGACCGGACGGCAGCGGCGATTGTCGCAGCTGATGAGTTGGCCGCCCGGTCGATGTCCGCAGCGGGGTTTACGCTGGATCGATGCGATCGATCACGGTTCTTGACGCCCCGTCCAATCTCGGCTTGCGCGCTCCAGCCCCCGGTCTCGTCCCCGGGTGTTACAAGCTGGCCGGTGCGCTTCGCGATCAGGGCCTGCTCGACCGGCTCGGGGCGCGCGACGGCGGTGTGGTCGTCCCGCCGCGCTACGACGTCCGGAGCTGGCAGCCGGGGGACGGTGTACTCAACGCCGACGCCCTCGCGAGGTACACACGCCGACTCGCGGAGCGGGTGAACGTGGTCCTCGACAACGCAGGTTTCCTGATGCTGTTGGGTGGTGACTGTTCAATCCTGTTCGGGGCCGCGCTCGCGCTGCGCCGACGTGGCCGCTACGGCATCGTCTACCTTGACGGTTCGATCGACTTCCGCCATGTTGGCAACAGCACGCATGTCGGGGCGTCCGCCGGCGAGGGCACCGCCATCGTCACCGGCCGGGGTCAGCCAGACATTGCCGACATTGACGGGCTTGCGCCGTACTGCCGGGAGGACGATCTGGTTGTGCTGGGCGTCCGCGACTACGACGGTGAACTCGACGAGGTACGTGGCCTGGGTATCGCGGTGCATACCACGCCCGAGATCATCGCCGAGGGCCCGGCCTCGGTCGGTGAGCGTGTGTCACAAGGATTCGCCGCCTGCGACGGCTACTTCGTACACCTCGACGTCGATGTGCTCGACCCGGCGGTCATGCCGGCCGCCGACGCCCCCGACCCTGGCGGCTTGGACTATCCGAATCTGGTTGAGCTTCTCCGTCCGCTGTTCGCCAACCCAGCCTGCGTCGGCCTGGAGGTCACGATCTACGACCCGGACCTCGACCCGGACGGCCGCTACGCCGCCGCGCTCGTCGAAATCCTGGTTGACGCCCTGCGAAGCTGATCGATCGGATTGGATGGTGGCGGCGGGCGCGGCCACCCGGATCAGCCCGCCACGACCCCGTACCCGTCCGGCGGCGTCGCGTGACCAAGCGGCCGGGACCGAGATCCGTACGCCCTTGCTCGCTGTCCTGACGCTGAGCACGCTGGCCGCCCTACCGGAGCGGCAATGCGATCGAGCGGCCCGCGGGGTGCGGCCGACGACGCCCCGTGCGAACCGACCCCACCGTCTCCGGTGT
The sequence above is a segment of the Micromonospora sp. WMMA1363 genome. Coding sequences within it:
- the amcA gene encoding multiple cyclophane-containing RiPP AmcA, producing the protein MTVYVSRYAATGELTPDRAAAVPALARSGSTDPPLLTHVWKIVFARKARESDRR
- a CDS encoding arginase family protein, which translates into the protein MRSITVLDAPSNLGLRAPAPGLVPGCYKLAGALRDQGLLDRLGARDGGVVVPPRYDVRSWQPGDGVLNADALARYTRRLAERVNVVLDNAGFLMLLGGDCSILFGAALALRRRGRYGIVYLDGSIDFRHVGNSTHVGASAGEGTAIVTGRGQPDIADIDGLAPYCREDDLVVLGVRDYDGELDEVRGLGIAVHTTPEIIAEGPASVGERVSQGFAACDGYFVHLDVDVLDPAVMPAADAPDPGGLDYPNLVELLRPLFANPACVGLEVTIYDPDLDPDGRYAAALVEILVDALRS